A window from Athalia rosae chromosome 5, iyAthRosa1.1, whole genome shotgun sequence encodes these proteins:
- the LOC105686928 gene encoding RING finger protein 212B, whose amino-acid sequence MLKHIRCNECFTKANLSKTPFNLTECGHIFCDRCIVQAKKQCIVCNTTDAPSIILQEPLNDNVAIFFKSIKETSSLVMRVATFQEEQFDLFIKRFDEINEKYVYIKEAYNNMEMGIVKIHKKYKQDKSDDKKKIRKLEQEVMELRFALEKRQQGPFHYINSKTTVPTSARSRQGFMERLPSNAVKFNFGNSCNSHRSNYFTASANAAKVNHRHYTESGSVFRVPNTGCVPRSTMDMSTGGTKISASTYKLPSRFDSMMV is encoded by the exons ATGTTGAAGCACATTCGCTGTAATGAATGCTTCACTAAGGCTAATCTCAGCAAAACGCCGTTCAACCTGACGGAGTGTGGACATATATTTTGTGATCGGTGTATCGTTCAAG CAAAGAAGCAATGCATTGTTTGCAATACCACTGATGCTCCATCGATAATCCTTCAAGAACCATTGAACGACAATGTTGCAATATTCTTCAAATCAATAAAAGAAACGTCGTCTCTAGTTATGCGGGTCGCTACATTCCAAGAAGAACAGtttgatttattcatcaaGAGGTTCGATGAAATT AATGagaaatacgtatacatcaaAGAAGCTTACAACAACATGGAAATGGGAATTGTTAAGATACACAAGAAGTACAAACAGGACAAATCAGAcgataagaagaaaatacgCAAATTGGAACAGGAGGTAATGGAACTGCGGTTCGCCCTAGAGAAAAGGCAGCAAGGTCCGTTTCATTACATCAACAGCAAGACGACTGTTCCCACATCCGCGCGTAGCCGACAAGGTTTTATGGAGAG ACTGCCGTCGAATGCGGTCAAGTtcaactttggaaattcctgcAACTCACATAGGAGCAACTATTTCACGGCATCGGCAAATGCGGCGAAGGTCAATCATAGGCACTATACCGAATCAGGCTCGGTATTTCGAGTGCCGAACACTGGATGCGTACCAAGGTCAACAATGGATATGTCAACAGGGGGAACAAAGATCTCCGCATCAACGTACAAACTTCCCAGTCGTTTTGATTCAATGATGGTGTAA
- the LOC105686930 gene encoding coronin-1C-A — MSFRVVRSSKFRHVYGTGLKREQCYDNIRVSKSSWDSTFCAVNPKFLAIIVESAGGGAFIVLPHNKVGRISADYPLVGGHKGPVLDIAWCPHNDNVIASGSEDCVVKVWQIPDGGISRTLTEPVVNLQLHQRRVGLVLWHPTALNVLLTAGSDNLVLIWNVGTGEALVRIDAHPDVVYSACWNWDGSRLVTTCKDKKIRLLDPRSGEVLEEAIAHEGTKATRAIFLRGGLVFTTGFSKMSERQYSLRAPDMLGEPIVMVELDTSNGVMFPLYDPDTNLVFLCGKGDSVIRYFEVTPEPPFVHYINTFQTPDPQRGIGMMPKRGVDVNSCEISRFYRLNNSGFCQVISMTVPRKSELFQEDLYPDTPGHSAAITAEEWESGTDAEPILISLRDGYQPAVSKGELKVHKKANALGKGSKVGVTASQAAATPQASTGISEEVIKEFAEEIRKLKAVIVKHEGRIRVLEAAAALHMKEQERNEKTASPTDKEEGLLAADEV; from the exons ATGTCTTTTCGTGTGGTGCGAAGCAGTAAATTCCGTCATGTCTATGGCACTGGGTTGAAGCGAGAGCAATGCTACGACAATATAAGAGTCTCCAAGTCGTCGTGGGATTCCACCTTCTGCGCGGTGAATCCAAAGTTCCTTGCCATCATCGTCGAGTCTGCCGGAGGTGGCGCTTTTATCGTCCTCCCCCATAACAAG GTGGGGAGGATATCGGCGGATTACCCATTGGTGGGTGGACACAAGGGACCGGTTCTGGATATAGCGTGGTGTCCGCACAACGACAACGTCATAGCCTCGGGATCGGAGGACTGCGTAGTTAAAGTCTGGCAAATCCCAGACGGTGGAATATCTCGCACCCTTACAGAGCCTGTAGTAAATTTGCAGTTACATCAGCGTAGGGTGGGTTTAGTGCTGTGGCATCCAACCGCTTTGAACGTGTTGCTCACCGCGGGCTCTGACAACTTGGTGCTAATTTGGAACGTTGGCACGGGAGAAGCGTTGGTGCGCATCGACGCCCATCCAGATGTCGTCTATTCGGCTTGTTGGAACTGGGATGGATCTCGTTTGGTCACCACTTGCAAAGACAAGAAAATCCGACTACTGGATCCCAGATCCGGAGAGGTTCTCGAAGAAGCCATCGCTCACGAAGGTACCAAAGCTACCAGGGCCATATTTCTCAG GGGTGGGCTGGTATTCACGACGGGTTTTAGCAAGATGTCGGAGCGGCAGTATTCGTTGCGCGCCCCTGACATGCTGGGCGAGCCGATAGTGATGGTGGAGTTGGACACGAGCAACGGAGTCATGTTCCCCTTGTATGACCCCGACACGAACTTGGTATTCCTGTGCGGAAAGGGCGATTCCGTGATTCGTTACTTCGAGGTGACGCCCGAGCCGCCCTTCGTACACTACATCAACACCTTCCAAACGCCGGATCCTCAGCGAGGAATAGGAATGATGCCTAAGCGTGGGGTGGACGTCAACAGCTGCGAAATCTCTCGCTTTTATCGTCTCAATAACTCCGGCTTCTGCCAGGTCATTTCCATGACCGTACCCAGaaag TCCGAACTGTTTCAAGAAGATCTCTACCCGGATACTCCGGGGCATTCGGCGGCCATTACCGCAGAGGAATGGGAATCCGGGACGGATGCTGAACCGATCTTGATCTCACTGCGTGATGGATACCAACCGGCGGTGTCGAAGGGTGAACTCAAGGTGCACAAGAAGGCCAATGCATTGGGCAAGGGCAGTAAAGTGGGTGTTACCGCGTCGCAGGCTGCCGCAACACCGCAAGCCTCCACGGGGATATCG GAGGAGGTGATCAAAGAGTTTGCGGAAGAAATAAGGAAATTGAAGGCCGTCATCGTTAAGCACGAAGGAAGGATTCGCGTTCTCGAGGCTGCAGCTGCGTTGCACATGAAAGAAcaagaaagaaacgagaaaaccgCTTCTCCTACTGATAAGGAGGAGGGACTCTTGGCGGCGGACGAAGTATAA
- the LOC105686929 gene encoding uncharacterized protein LOC105686929 — protein MFVEILGELSLQEESVNGVTENVFRRYIFPQYPSFADKLFAFLHRQSKATVGHLGISAFKQQTERFLSLMNDQTILESYVKMYAKECADITPEGLKDLLMVTYQLALDSATGKQQHCTQIHRTIDAVTTSCFHGKEVLSVSYVSNWLWQHCPRLLNGLHRYVVHVFTTAYRNGPALLSEVQSQPHLEPATPVLEQSVQLDGPKPLLPLSHVWLLSGSLPPCYTQTVASPTDGTQALIAKMAGATYPSHWTLLYNSGQHGSGANRFIHHVLGYKGPTLLFLRGVSPEEGGEQPTYCICSAVEWCETHQYWGDEDSMVIELLPNFRIVEKGPKLVYLNTIIRGYPQGVRAGSDPRNPCVDLDKSFQWLKLAGVPYRLDSLEVWGCGDRKSREVQLEIKKWQVKEAERQRVVKMSTSDWLDHPDRYLLELGGRTTYNNAVLNIILMDAINSLIIDDVLNDLVSDIPCKSDTILLCIYNKDWNNKLFYIIEDETLSSVVPSLREQEELIKKVLEVCEQVKCIKSQNSLSKWDRYSSR, from the exons ATGTTTGTGGAG ATTCTTGGGGAACTGTCGCTGCAGGAGGAATCGGTTAATGGAGTGACTGAAAATGTTTTCAGGAGATACATATTCCCTCAATATCCGTCCTTTGCGGATAAGCTATTCGCATTTCTGCATCGGCAGTCGAAAGCAACAGTAGGCCACCTCGGTATATCCGCTTTTAAACAACAAACCGAAAGATTTCTCTCCCTAATGAATGACCAGACTATTTTGGAGAGTTACGTCAAGATGTATGCAAAGGAATGCGCAGACATTACTCCAGAGGGATTGAAAGACCTACTCATGGTGACCTATCAGCTCGCACTGGACAGTGCTACCGGCAAGCAACAGCACTGTACACAAATTCATCGCACAATCGACGCCGTTACCACATCTTGC TTTCATGGCAAAGAAGTTCTCTCCGTGAGTTATGTGAGCAACTGGTTATGGCAGCATTGTCCTCGACTGTTGAACGGACTACATCGTTACGTTGTTCATGTTTTTACAACTGCGTACCGAAACGGCCCTGCTTTGCTCTCCGAGGTTCAATCGCAACCACATTTGGAACCAGCCACTCCAGTTCTGGAGCAATCGGTACAGCTCGATGGACCAAAACCTCTCCTGCCACTTAGTCATGTTTGGCTACTTTCTGGCAGTCTACCACCCTGTTACACCCag ACTGTGGCTTCACCTACGGACGGTACGCAAGCCCTGATAGCAAAAATGGCGGGAGCAACCTATCCCAGTCATTGGACTCTTCTTTATAACAGTGGACAACACGGATCCGGGGCAAATAGGTTCATACACCATGTGCTTGGCTACAAAGGACCCACTCTGCTGTTTCTGAGAGGTGTGAGTCCCGAGGAAGGAGGTGAACAACCTACATACTGCATATGCTCCGCAGTCGAGTGGTGCGAGACTCATCAGTATTGGGGTGACGAAGATTCCATGGTTATAGAGTTATTGCCCAACTTTAGAATTGTGGAAAAAGGGCCGAAACTAGTTTACTTAAATACCATAATTCGTGGGTACCCGCAAGGCGTGCGGGCTGGCAGCGATCCAAGAAATCCTTGCGTTGATCTTGACAAATCGTTTCAATGGCTCAAACTAGCCGGTGTACCGTATCGCCTCGACAGTCTCGAAGTTTGGGGATGCGGAGATAGAAAATCCAG AGAAGTACAGTTGGAAATTAAGAAGTGGCAAGTTAAAGAAGCTGAAAGGCAAAGGGTGGTGAAGATGAGTACAAGTGACTGGTTAGATCATCCGGATAGATACCTCCTTGAACTGGGTGGAAGAACTACATATAATAATGCAG TACTTAACATAATTCTTATGGACGCAATCAACTCATTAATTATCGACGATGTACTTAATGACCTGGTATCGGACATTCCCTGCAAGAGTGACACTATTTTGCTCTGCATT TACAACAAAGATTGGAATAACAAGTTGTTTTATATTATAGAAGATGAGACTCTGTCCTCGGTAGTTCCGTCCTTGAGAGAACAGGAAG AGTTGATTAAGAAGGTTCTAGAAGTTTGTGAGCAGGTGAAATGTATCAAGTCTCAGAACTCTCTGTCCAAGTGGGACAG GTACAGTAGTAGGTAG
- the LOC105686931 gene encoding septin-1 has product MSSESVKTFASLETPGYVGFANLPNQVHRKSVKKGFEFTLMVVGESGLGKSTLVNSLFLTDLYPERIIPDAVEKTNQTVKLDASTVEIEERGVKLRLTVVDTPGYGDAIDNTDSFRAIIQYIDDQFERFLRDESGLNRRNIVDNRIHCCFYFISPFGHGLKPLDIEFMKQLHNKVNIVPVIAKADVLTKKEVLRLKKRVMEEIEGSGIKIYPLPDCDSDEDEDYKEQVRQLKEAVPFAVCGANTLLEVKGRKVRGRLYPWGVVEVENPDHCDFIKLRTMLITHMQDLQEVTQEVHYENYRSERLAKGAPAPPRRQTIIESEKTTSVNEKDRILQEKEAELRRMQEMLAQMQAQMQQQQP; this is encoded by the exons ATGTCAAGCGAAAGTGTCAAAACG TTTGCGAGTCTGGAGACACCCGGATATGTTGGTTTTGCTAATCTACCCAACCAAGTGCATCGCAAGTCCGTCAAAAAGGGGTTTGAATTTACATTGATGGTTGTCGGCGAATCTGGACTTGGAAAATCCACGCTGGTGAATAGCCTGTTCCTTACAGACTTGTACCCAGAGAGAATTATTCCCGATGCAGttg AAAAGACAAATCAAACTGTCAAGCTGGATGCCTCGACTGTGGAAATAGAAGAGAGGGGTGTGAAACTTCGGTTAACGGTTGTAGATACACCTGGATATGGTGATGCCATTGATAATACCGACAGTTTTAGGGCAATAATTCAGTATATCGACGATCAGTTTGAGAGATTTCTGAGAGACGAGAGTGGCCTCAATCGTAGAAATATTGTCGACAATAGAATCCACTGTTGTTTTTACTTCATATCTCCATTTGGTCATGG ATTGAAGCCCCTGGACATCGAGTTTATGAAGCAACTTCACAACAAAGTAAATATTGTGCCAGTAATAGCAAAAGCAGACGTACTTACGAAGAAGGAAGTTTTGCGTCTAAAGAAACGCGTCATGGAAGAAATAGAAGGTAGTGGTATAAAGATATACCCACTTCCGGACTGTGACAGCGACGAGGATGAGGATTACAAAGAACAGGTCAGGCAGTTGAAAGAAGCCGTGCCGTTTGCCGTTTGTGGCGCCAACACTCTTCTGGAagtaaaaggaagaaaagttcGGGGACGGTTGTATCCGTGGGGAGTTGTAGAAGTAGAAAACCCTGACCATTGTGACTTCATTAAGTTGAGAACAATGCTCAT AACACATATGCAGGATCTTCAAGAAGTTACCCAAGAAGTTCATTATGAGAATTATCGTTCCGAGAGACTAGCTAAGGGAGCTCCAGCCCCACCGAGACGTCAAAC GATCATCGAGTCTGAAAAAACTACTTCGGTGAATGAGAAAGATCGTATTCTACAAGAAAAAGAGGCTGAGTTACGACGCATGCAGGAGATGCTGGCCCAGATGCAAGCCCAaatgcaacaacaacagccTTAG
- the LOC105686933 gene encoding mitochondrial import inner membrane translocase subunit Tim22, translated as MCVQCRPQRHFVTWPSSWLKLENQGQPLGILQCHSYVFRPEYFVHLLSKSAEISTVKVPVDNQNMFSFTPPKPPPPPEGEKRVFLNDPDLDKIAVHLIGTQQRFRDNIIIPRIMGPVRIKTNEEKMLESIMESCAFKSFMSCVLGFGLGAAIGLFSSSVNPNVASVEKQQTAREIFREMKTTTVGYAKNFAVVGCVFSAVECTIESYRGTSDWKNGTYAGGVTGGLIGLRAGVKAGLVGAAGFAAFSTAIDYYMHKS; from the exons ATGTGTGTTCAATGTCGGCCCCAGAGGCACTTCGTGACATGGCCTTCTTCGTG GCTAAAGTTGGAAAATCAAGGGCAACCTCTGGGAATACTTCAATGCCACAGCTATGTATTCAGACCTGAGTATTTCGTTCATCTACTGAGTAAAAGTGCTGAAATTTCTACTGTCAAAGTGCCCGTTGACAACCAAAATATGTTTTCATTCACCCCACcgaaaccaccaccacctcctgAAGGTGAAAAACGAGTGTTTCTGAATGATCCTGACTTGGACAAGATCGCCGTACACCTGATCGGCACTCAACAAAGATTCAGAGATAACATCATCATCCCCAGAATCATGGGACCTGTTAGGATCAAGacaaacgaagagaaaatgcTCGAGTCTATCATGGAAAGCTGCGCATTCAAGAGCTTTATGAGCTGTGTACTAG GTTTTGGCCTTGGTGCAGCTATCGGTCTTTTTTCATCTAGCGTTAATCCAAATGTTGCCAGTGTAGAGAAACAACAAACAGCACGAGAAATCTTCAGAGAAATGAAAACCACAACGGTTGGATATGCTAAGAATTTTGCTGTTGTGGGATGTGTCTTTTCTGCTGTAGAATGTACTATAGAGTCG TACAGAGGAACGTCTGATTGGAAAAATGGAACATATGCCGGCGGTGTGACCGGTGGACTCATTGGACTCAGAG ccGGAGTGAAAGCAGGTTTAGTTGGTGCAGCGGGTTTTGCGGCATTCTCAACAGCCATTGACTACTATATGCATAAATCTTAG